The Anastrepha ludens isolate Willacy chromosome 2, idAnaLude1.1, whole genome shotgun sequence genome contains a region encoding:
- the LOC128871787 gene encoding solute carrier family 22 member 3 produces the protein MPNTSLMDSNSRNGNQTFASSALTMSIIISQNDDGGEEGEDEDEDEDEDEDEDGIEDDATYATAESPLLPDAGNKDNNKQSETNNNNSNSSNSNNTVPKHISAKAHQHNYTAVDTTSSSPIHQRHTHIPNHIYNAYNSLTITPISNEQKSANKHYHETLAPSASPTSSGPSIYGTPASECRRRSSITSLQLFDGNTVTITTTTSTTLDGSGQTEESIIDLDDNGRSTDSDSYSETNNNNYSTPTTATLYSNYHYSQTSTHTHQYNLYPKDFFSSIEGERPQQSSKMKTKVDAVGRITGEWGHWQLRAVLLIFLCKIPSSWFMACIIFTAPAPRHGEFFCKPPNTVGARNDTLWIKVSHPQKEEADDQEFSIDFCNVYQDAQEHAHLYYRYERPELEPRVWEQPTSRSTNIIPCQQFEHRAEYQSVVTQYDLVCSRDILVSVTQFFHLFGVLTGGILANHLLKYFSPRNVMLFGMVTQIFCGNLTGLVASYELHVFFRCLSAVCCAQMYTAGGVIMADITGGVYKTCVSTLFEQFWSIGVILLPGVASFFSSWSHIYMAISWPTVILIYLWRWIPDSPRWMIQRGRVLEAKNILLQCVEANGTRYGLPHDIDQQLQFQAQTAMDAPSPPGWWAIWKGDNVVRNLICVHLAWSIYIVVYYGMLLNIRSFSREHLEVNTVVAGLSEITGTFIGLFLILKTTHKWFWTGLFNVIAGLIAYLGWLVPENLPFDARVALLMLSAMISKVAISTTLSILTTCTVELVSDEKKKITAFSAICWARFWLLGAPFIGATVIFGMMVPQTAFASLAIVGGVLTALISSPRTISKQKTTLGGSNRAIATQVDGIDNKAFTTGPTPNHPIFTSIPKLAVPNSNLPPQMMHGIWTTKHHEDSPPV, from the exons GCCGAATCGCCATTGTTACCTGACGCCGGTAACAAAGATAACAATAAACAGTCGGAAacgaataataataacagtaacAGTAGCAACAGCAATAATACCGTACCTAAGCACATATCAGCGAAAGCACACCAACACAATTACACAGCCGTCGACACCACCTCAAGTTCACCGATCCACCAAAGACACACCCATATCCCCAATCACATTTACAACGCCTACAATTCACTTACCATTACCCCCATCTCCAACGAGcaaaagtcagcaaataaacATTATCACGAAACACTTGCACCCTCAGCGTCGCCAACGTCATCTGGACCGAGCATCTACGGCACACCGGCAAGTGAATGTCGACGTCGCAGTTCGATAACATCTTTGCAGCTATTTGATGGCAATACGGTGACGATAACTACCACCACATCGACAACGCTTGATGGTAGCGGACAAACAGAGGAGAGTATAATAGATCTTGACGATAACGGTCGCAGCACGGACAGCGATAGCTATAGTGagactaacaacaacaactattctACACCCACCACAGCCACACTATACAGCAATTATCATTACTCACAAACGTCTACGCACACCCACCAATATAACTTATATCCAAAAGACTTCTTCTCAAGCATCGAAGGCGAGCGACCGCAACAAAGCTCAAAAATGAAGACCAAAGTCGATGCCGTTGGACGCATTACCGGGGAATGGGGTCACTGGCAATTGCGCGCCGTATTACTAATCTTTCTTTGTAAGATCCCATCATCATGGTTTATGGCCTGCATAATTTTCACAGCGCCCGCACCTCGACATGGTGAATTCTTTTGCAAACCACCGAATACAGTGGGTGCTCGAAATGATACTCTCTGGATAAAGGTGTCGCATCCGCAGAAGGAGGAGGCTGATGACCAGGAATTTAGTATAGACTTTTGTAACGTATACCAGGATGCACAAGAGCATGCGCATCTTTACTATCGCTACGAACGGCCCGAACTGGAACCGCGAGTATGGGAGCAACCGACTTCGCGCAGTACGAACATCATCCCATGCCAGCAGTTCGAGCATAGGGCTGAATATCAATCGGTAGTTACGCAATACGATTTGGTGTGCTCGCGTGACATCCTGGTATCAGTAACGCAATTCTTCCACTTGTTTGGCGTCCTTACCGGTGGCATACTGGCGAATCACCTGCTCAAGTA TTTCAGTCCACGAAATGTGATGCTCTTCGGTATGGTGACGCAAATTTTCTGTGGTAATCTCACCGGGCTTGTGGCCTCATATGAATTACATGTCTTCTTTCGCTGTTTGTCGGCGGTCTGTTGTGCTCAAATGTATACGGCTGGAGGTGTAATAA TGGCTGATATAACAGGAGGTGTCTATAAGACTTGTGTTTCGACACTATTCGAACAATTTTGGTCAATAGGTGTTATTCTTTTACCCGGCGTTGCGAGCTTCTTCTCGAGCTGGTCTCACATATACATGGCCATCTCCTGGCCAACTGTGATACTCATATACTTATGGCG tTGGATTCCAGATTCACCGCGTTGGATGATACAGCGTGGACGGGTTCTGGAAGCgaaaaatattcttttgcaATGCGTTGAGGCGAATGGCACACGTTATGGTCTTCCACATGACATCGACCAACAGCTACAATTTCAAGCGCAAACCGCCATGGATGCACCATCACCACCAGGCTGGTGGGCAATATGGAAGGGTGATAATGTAGTGCGTAATTTGATTTGTGTCCATCTGGCCTGGTCCATCTATATAGTAGTTTACTACGGCATGTTGCTGAACATACGCTCATTCAGTCGCGAGCATCTGGAGGTGAATACGGTTGTAGCGGGTTTGAGTGAGATAACCGGAACTTTTATCGGCCTCTTCCTGATACTGAAGACTACGCACAAATGGTTTTGGACGGGACTGTTTAATGTGATTGCCGGTCTAATTGCGTATCTGGGATGGCTTGTGCCAGAGAACT TACCCTTTGATGCGCGCGTGGCTTTGCTCATGCTCTCGGCTATGATCTCTAAAGTGGCCATCTCCACTACACTTTCTATTCTCACCACCTGCACCGTTGAGCTTGTAAGCGATGAAAAGAAGAAGATCACTGCCTTCTCAGCCATATGCTGGGCACGTTTCTGGCTATTAGGAGCGCCATTTATCGGTGCTACCGTTATTTTTGGTATGATGGTGCCGCAGACAGCATTCGCGTCACTTGCAATTGTTGGTGGTGTTTTAACCGCTCTTATATCTAGTCCTCGTACGATAAGCAAACAAAAGACAACACTTGGCGGCAGCAATAGAGCGATCGCAACACAAGTGGATGGTATCGATAATAAGGCCTTTACGACGGGTCCAACGCCCAACCATCCTATTTTTACCAGTATTCCAAAACTGGCAGTCCCCAACTCGAACCTGCCGCCACAAATGATGCACGGTATTTGGACAACAAAGCATCACGAAGACAGTCCACCAGTCTAA